The following coding sequences lie in one Arachis ipaensis cultivar K30076 chromosome B03, Araip1.1, whole genome shotgun sequence genomic window:
- the LOC107629746 gene encoding RNA-binding protein 38 isoform X1 has translation MTPVNLAGQFGDTTYTKVFVGGLAWETQKETMKKYFEQFGEILEAVVITDKATGRSKGYGFVTFREPEAAMRACVDAAPVIDGRRANCNLASLGVQRSKPSTPKHGGSGRNFRVMGSFQTGFGGGVGSAFPSAATFPHYAIQQGIPYNVYGYSPYSPDYTYPTSYYSVYGGAATAQYPVYGTGHAGGMMTGAGAAAAAAAATAFYPYMQYGGEGSGGGGSTGGSYTTSGQGYGVNYPPHQLFQYSPIASTGGYAQHYATPMSLAPSPALQSGVTMALQAPIPHR, from the exons ATGACTCCAGTGAATTTGGCAGGGCAGTTCGGAGACACCACATACACCAAGGTTTTTGTTGGAGGCTTGGCTTGGGAGACTCAGAAAGAGACCATGAAGAAATACTTTGAGCAATTCGGTGAGATCTTGGAAGCTGTTGTCATCACTGACAAAGCCACCGGAAGATCTAAAGGCTACGGTTTT GTCACGTTTCGCGAACCAGAAGCTGCCATGAGAGCTTGTGTGGATGCTGCTCCAGTAATTGATGGAAGAAGAGCTAACTGCAACCTTGCTTCTTTGGGTGTCCAGAGATCTAAGCCTTCAACCCCAAAGCATG gAGGAAGTGGAAGGAACTTTAGAGTAATGGGGTCTTTCCAGACAGGGTTTGGAGGGGGAGTGGGATCAGCTTTTCCATCGGCAGCAACCTTCCCTCATTATGCTATCCAGCAAGGGATACCATATAACGTTTATGG GTACTCTCCTTACTCACCGGATTACACTTACCCCACG AGCTACTACAGTGTGTATGGAGGTGCAGCAACAGCACAGTACCCAGTGTATGGAACGGGACACGCTGGAGGAATGATGACGGGTGCCGGGGCAGCAGCGGCGGCGGCAGCAGCCACGGCGTTTTATCCGTATATGCAGTACGGAGGAGAAGGGAGTGGCGGAGGTGGATCAACCGGCGGGAGCTATACTACTTCAGGGCAGGGTTATGGTGTGAATTATCCGCCTCATCAACTGTTTCAGTATTCTCCGATTGCTTCAACCGGTGGCTATGCTCAGCACTATGCAACTCCCATGTCCCTTGCTCCTTCCCCTGCCTTGCAATCAG GCGTGACAATGGCTCTTCAAGCTCCAATTCCTCATCGCTAG
- the LOC107629746 gene encoding RNA-binding protein 38 isoform X2: protein MTPVNLAGQFGDTTYTKVFVGGLAWETQKETMKKYFEQFGEILEAVVITDKATGRSKGYGFVTFREPEAAMRACVDAAPVIDGRRANCNLASLGVQRSKPSTPKHGGSGRNFRVMGSFQTGFGGGVGSAFPSAATFPHYAIQQGIPYNVYGYSPYSPDYTYPTSYYSVYGGAATAQYPVYGTGHAGGMMTGAGAAAAAAAATAFYPYMQYGGEGSGGGGSTGGSYTTSGQGYGVNYPPHQLFQYSPIASTGGYAQHYATPMSLAPSPALQSVCFAVPQA from the exons ATGACTCCAGTGAATTTGGCAGGGCAGTTCGGAGACACCACATACACCAAGGTTTTTGTTGGAGGCTTGGCTTGGGAGACTCAGAAAGAGACCATGAAGAAATACTTTGAGCAATTCGGTGAGATCTTGGAAGCTGTTGTCATCACTGACAAAGCCACCGGAAGATCTAAAGGCTACGGTTTT GTCACGTTTCGCGAACCAGAAGCTGCCATGAGAGCTTGTGTGGATGCTGCTCCAGTAATTGATGGAAGAAGAGCTAACTGCAACCTTGCTTCTTTGGGTGTCCAGAGATCTAAGCCTTCAACCCCAAAGCATG gAGGAAGTGGAAGGAACTTTAGAGTAATGGGGTCTTTCCAGACAGGGTTTGGAGGGGGAGTGGGATCAGCTTTTCCATCGGCAGCAACCTTCCCTCATTATGCTATCCAGCAAGGGATACCATATAACGTTTATGG GTACTCTCCTTACTCACCGGATTACACTTACCCCACG AGCTACTACAGTGTGTATGGAGGTGCAGCAACAGCACAGTACCCAGTGTATGGAACGGGACACGCTGGAGGAATGATGACGGGTGCCGGGGCAGCAGCGGCGGCGGCAGCAGCCACGGCGTTTTATCCGTATATGCAGTACGGAGGAGAAGGGAGTGGCGGAGGTGGATCAACCGGCGGGAGCTATACTACTTCAGGGCAGGGTTATGGTGTGAATTATCCGCCTCATCAACTGTTTCAGTATTCTCCGATTGCTTCAACCGGTGGCTATGCTCAGCACTATGCAACTCCCATGTCCCTTGCTCCTTCCCCTGCCTTGCAATCAG TGTGTTTTGCTGTGCCGCAGGCGTGA